Proteins co-encoded in one Bradyrhizobium sp. 170 genomic window:
- a CDS encoding NADH:flavin oxidoreductase/NADH oxidase, whose product MSALFTPIKLRGLNLANRIMVAPMCQYSSVDGEANDWHFTHINSLALSGAAIFCIEATAVEASGRITPGCLGLYNDATEAALKPILASVRKRSKAAVMIQLAHAGRKASSHTPWDGGQLIPLAEGGWRAEGPSAIPHKESETPPLAFDAAGLKRVREAFVAGAKRADRLGIDAIEVHSAHGYLLHQFLSPIANRRTDQYGGSLANRMRFPLEVFDAVRAAFPQPKPVGLRVSCTDWVEGGWDLAQTIQFAHELKARGVDWIDASSGGVSPLQKIPLGPGYQVPFAQAIREATGLPTIAVGLITEAKQAEEIVASGKADMVALARAMLYDPRWGWHAAAELGGEVSAPPQYWRSQPSTQKALFGATTFGTR is encoded by the coding sequence ATGAGTGCTCTGTTTACCCCGATCAAGCTGCGCGGCCTCAACCTTGCCAACCGCATCATGGTGGCGCCGATGTGCCAGTATTCGTCCGTCGATGGCGAGGCCAATGACTGGCACTTCACCCACATCAATTCGCTGGCGCTGTCGGGGGCCGCGATCTTCTGCATCGAGGCGACCGCGGTGGAGGCGAGCGGCCGCATCACGCCGGGCTGCCTCGGCCTCTACAACGACGCCACCGAAGCCGCGCTGAAGCCCATTCTCGCTTCGGTGCGCAAGCGCTCGAAGGCGGCGGTGATGATCCAGCTTGCGCATGCCGGCCGCAAGGCCTCGAGCCACACGCCATGGGACGGCGGGCAACTGATCCCGCTTGCCGAAGGCGGCTGGCGGGCGGAGGGGCCCTCGGCGATCCCGCACAAGGAGAGCGAGACGCCGCCTTTGGCGTTCGACGCGGCGGGACTGAAGCGCGTGCGCGAGGCGTTCGTGGCGGGGGCAAAGCGCGCCGATCGGCTCGGCATCGATGCCATCGAGGTGCACTCCGCGCACGGCTATCTCCTGCATCAGTTCCTGTCGCCGATCGCGAACCGGCGCACCGATCAATATGGCGGCTCGTTGGCGAACCGCATGCGCTTTCCGCTCGAAGTGTTCGACGCGGTGCGCGCGGCGTTTCCGCAACCCAAGCCGGTGGGATTGCGCGTCTCCTGCACCGACTGGGTCGAGGGCGGCTGGGACCTCGCGCAGACCATTCAATTCGCGCACGAGCTCAAGGCGCGCGGCGTTGACTGGATCGACGCGTCCTCGGGCGGCGTGTCGCCGCTGCAAAAAATTCCGCTCGGCCCCGGCTACCAGGTGCCGTTCGCGCAGGCGATCCGCGAGGCGACCGGGCTTCCCACCATCGCCGTCGGCCTGATCACGGAAGCGAAGCAGGCCGAGGAGATCGTGGCGTCGGGAAAGGCCGACATGGTCGCGCTCGCCCGCGCCATGCTCTACGACCCGCGCTGGGGCTGGCACGCCGCAGCCGAACTCGGCGGCGAGGTTTCCGCCCCGCCGCAATACTGGCGCTCGCAGCCCTCGACGCAGAAGGCGCTGTTCGGCGCGACCACGTTCGGGACGAGGTAG
- a CDS encoding tripartite tricarboxylate transporter substrate-binding protein, producing MNKSLRVICVLASFWAATAAQAEGWPSRLIKATIPFGAGSAADVVPRLVFERISAELGQPIVIENRAGAGGALGSALVAKAEPDGYSILAQSSALAIAPAIFPSATFDATRDLASVLMIGSSANVMIVPNARPWKTIQDFIADARAKPGSIAFGSVGIGSAVHISTEKFRFAAGIEATHVPYRAGPEVIADIIGGRIDLYFCPLATALPLIRAGQVRALVVSTPKRVADLPDVPTPVEIGLKDADSAIWFGVFAPAKTPRDIVERLHAAGAKVLTDPAMQASLTKLGIEPMPMKPAEMDELVKRETAANLELIKAAGIKP from the coding sequence ATGAACAAGTCCCTTCGCGTTATTTGCGTATTGGCCAGCTTTTGGGCGGCCACGGCTGCACAGGCCGAAGGCTGGCCGTCGCGGCTGATCAAGGCGACCATTCCGTTCGGGGCCGGTAGCGCGGCCGACGTCGTGCCGCGGCTTGTGTTCGAACGTATCTCCGCCGAACTTGGCCAGCCGATCGTGATCGAAAACCGCGCCGGCGCCGGCGGTGCGCTCGGTTCGGCGCTGGTCGCGAAAGCCGAGCCCGATGGCTACAGCATTCTTGCCCAGTCGTCGGCGCTGGCGATTGCGCCGGCGATTTTTCCCAGTGCGACCTTCGACGCCACCCGGGATCTCGCCTCGGTGCTGATGATCGGATCCAGCGCCAACGTGATGATCGTGCCGAACGCGCGGCCCTGGAAAACCATCCAGGACTTCATCGCCGACGCCAGGGCCAAACCCGGCTCGATCGCGTTCGGTTCGGTCGGTATTGGCAGCGCCGTGCATATCAGCACCGAGAAATTCCGCTTTGCCGCCGGTATCGAGGCCACGCATGTGCCCTATCGCGCAGGTCCGGAAGTGATTGCCGACATCATCGGTGGGCGGATCGACCTGTATTTCTGCCCGCTTGCGACCGCGCTGCCCCTGATCCGCGCCGGCCAGGTGCGTGCGCTCGTGGTCTCGACGCCGAAACGCGTCGCCGATCTGCCTGATGTGCCGACGCCGGTCGAGATCGGATTGAAGGACGCCGACAGCGCGATCTGGTTCGGCGTATTCGCCCCGGCGAAGACGCCGCGCGACATTGTCGAGCGGCTGCATGCGGCCGGCGCGAAGGTGCTGACCGATCCGGCCATGCAGGCGAGCCTGACGAAGCTCGGCATCGAGCCGATGCCGATGAAGCCGGCGGAGATGGACGAGCTCGTGAAGCGCGAGACGGCGGCCAATCTGGAGCTGATCAAGGCGGCGGGCATCAAGCCGTAG
- a CDS encoding esterase-like activity of phytase family protein has product MRPPIARRRLLKYAAAALSVAAVPAAALAQTAVQRPPKPAVPDEFSVTTPVSIEVNARPLPSFDTRDRSRLRFGELEYRSGLILTSRFRGFGGLSGFRLDAKGERFISISDKGGWFTGRIVYKGREMTGLDDVEASPMLGPDGKPITSRGWFDTEALALDGSLVYVGLERVNQILRFDFAKGFTRAHGELIQLPLGVRKLPYNKGIEALVVVPKGLPLAGTLIAISERGLDAQGNITAFLIGKTLGLFSIRRTENFDASDAVLLPSGSLLLLERKFSWLGGIGIRIRRIALASIIPGAVIDGPSIFEADLGHEIDNMEGIDAHVTPEGETVLTLVSDDNFSMIQRNLLLQFTLVE; this is encoded by the coding sequence ATGCGCCCGCCCATAGCCCGCCGCCGGCTGTTGAAATATGCAGCGGCGGCGCTTTCGGTAGCGGCCGTGCCTGCGGCGGCGCTGGCGCAAACGGCCGTTCAGCGGCCGCCGAAGCCGGCCGTTCCCGACGAATTCTCGGTCACAACGCCGGTCTCGATCGAGGTCAATGCCAGGCCGCTGCCCTCGTTCGACACCCGCGACCGCTCGCGGCTGCGGTTTGGCGAGCTCGAATATCGCAGTGGCCTCATCCTGACCTCGCGGTTTCGCGGCTTCGGCGGCTTGTCGGGCTTCCGCCTTGATGCAAAGGGCGAGCGCTTCATCTCGATCAGCGACAAGGGTGGCTGGTTCACCGGCCGCATCGTCTACAAGGGCCGCGAGATGACCGGGCTCGACGACGTCGAGGCCTCGCCGATGCTCGGGCCCGACGGCAAGCCGATCACCTCGCGCGGCTGGTTCGATACCGAGGCGCTCGCGCTCGACGGCTCGCTGGTCTATGTCGGTCTCGAACGCGTCAATCAGATACTGCGGTTCGACTTCGCCAAGGGATTTACGCGCGCGCATGGCGAATTGATTCAGTTGCCGCTGGGCGTGCGCAAGCTGCCCTACAACAAGGGCATCGAGGCGCTTGTCGTGGTGCCCAAGGGCTTGCCGCTGGCGGGAACGCTGATCGCGATCTCCGAGCGCGGGCTCGACGCCCAGGGCAACATCACAGCCTTCCTGATCGGCAAGACGCTGGGGCTGTTCAGCATTCGACGCACCGAAAATTTCGATGCCAGCGACGCGGTGCTGCTGCCGTCCGGCAGCCTGTTGCTGCTGGAGCGAAAATTCTCCTGGCTCGGCGGGATCGGCATCCGCATCCGCCGCATTGCGCTTGCCTCGATTATCCCCGGCGCGGTCATCGACGGGCCCTCGATCTTCGAGGCCGATCTCGGCCACGAGATCGACAACATGGAAGGCATCGACGCCCACGTCACGCCGGAGGGCGAAACCGTGCTGACGCTGGTCTCCGACGACAATTTCTCGATGATCCAGCGCAATCTGCTGCTGCAATTCACGCTGGTGGAGTGA
- the cobT gene encoding cobaltochelatase subunit CobT gives MTTSNSKFRTGSKEAPTEPFKRAVTSCLRAIAKAPELEVTFAAERPGLAPGKARLPEPARKMTKRDAAIVRGHADSIALKLACHDPKVHRKLMPGNPQARGVFEAVEQARVEAIGSRRMSGVAKNLTAMLDDHFHRGKYDEITDRADAPLSDALAMLVRERLTGLAPPTAAKKMVDLWRSVLEDKIGTRLDKLSRVTEDQAKFGDLVHDLLSALDLGDDRDADADDDENDDENQDGENDQSGAEGSPDSDSAQEMSADQAQASTDEMSESAMESAQASTSDTFDDGELGDDETPGEATRPNTRGANEPRGPEYHAFAPKFDEVIAAEDLCDHDELERLRSYLDKQLAHLQGIVARLANRLQRRLMAQQNRAWEFDLEEGILDPARLSRVVTDPYHPLSFMHEKEATFRDTVVTLLLDNSGSMRGRPITVAATCADILARTLERCGVKVEILGFTTRAWKGGQSREAWLAAGKPANPGRLNDLRHIIYKSADAPWRRSRKNLGLMMREGLLKENIDGEALDWAHKRLLGRAEQRKILMMISDGAPVDDSTLSVNPGNYLERHLRHIIEEIETRSPVELIAIGIGHDVTRYYRRAVTIVDAEELGGAITEKLAELFSETHGAAPATGHHRPRRLHS, from the coding sequence ATGACGACATCCAACTCCAAATTCCGTACCGGATCCAAGGAAGCGCCGACCGAGCCGTTCAAGCGCGCGGTGACCTCGTGCCTGCGCGCGATCGCAAAGGCGCCGGAACTGGAAGTGACGTTTGCGGCCGAGCGCCCGGGTCTCGCGCCGGGAAAGGCGCGGCTGCCGGAGCCCGCCCGCAAGATGACCAAGCGGGACGCGGCGATCGTGCGCGGCCATGCCGATTCGATCGCGCTGAAGCTCGCCTGTCACGATCCCAAGGTGCACCGCAAGCTGATGCCGGGAAATCCGCAGGCGCGCGGCGTGTTCGAAGCCGTCGAGCAGGCGCGCGTCGAGGCGATCGGCTCGCGCCGGATGTCAGGCGTTGCGAAAAACCTGACCGCGATGCTCGACGATCATTTTCATCGTGGCAAATACGACGAGATCACCGACCGCGCCGATGCGCCGCTGTCGGATGCGCTGGCGATGCTGGTGCGCGAACGGTTGACGGGGCTCGCCCCGCCCACGGCAGCCAAGAAGATGGTCGACCTCTGGCGGTCGGTGCTGGAAGACAAGATCGGCACCCGGCTCGACAAGCTCAGCCGCGTCACCGAAGACCAGGCCAAGTTCGGCGATCTCGTGCACGATTTGCTGTCGGCGCTGGACCTCGGCGACGACCGCGATGCCGACGCCGATGACGACGAAAACGACGACGAGAATCAGGACGGCGAGAACGATCAGTCCGGTGCCGAGGGGTCGCCCGACTCCGACTCCGCGCAGGAAATGAGCGCCGATCAGGCGCAGGCTTCCACCGACGAAATGTCGGAGAGCGCCATGGAGAGCGCGCAGGCCTCGACATCAGACACATTCGACGATGGCGAACTTGGCGACGACGAGACGCCGGGCGAGGCGACGCGGCCGAATACGCGCGGCGCCAACGAGCCGCGCGGGCCGGAATATCATGCGTTCGCGCCGAAGTTCGACGAGGTGATCGCGGCCGAAGATCTCTGCGACCATGACGAGCTTGAACGCTTGCGCAGCTACCTCGACAAGCAGCTCGCGCATCTGCAGGGCATCGTCGCGCGGCTCGCGAACCGGCTGCAGCGCCGCCTGATGGCGCAGCAGAACCGCGCCTGGGAGTTCGATCTCGAGGAAGGCATCCTCGATCCCGCCCGGTTGTCGCGCGTCGTCACCGATCCCTATCATCCGCTGTCCTTCATGCATGAGAAAGAAGCGACGTTCCGCGACACCGTGGTGACGCTGCTGCTGGACAATTCCGGTTCGATGCGCGGACGCCCCATTACGGTGGCGGCGACCTGCGCCGATATTCTCGCGCGCACGCTGGAGCGCTGCGGCGTCAAGGTCGAGATTCTGGGCTTCACGACGCGCGCCTGGAAGGGCGGGCAGTCGCGCGAGGCGTGGCTTGCCGCCGGCAAGCCGGCCAATCCGGGCCGGCTGAACGATTTGCGCCACATCATCTACAAATCCGCCGATGCGCCCTGGCGGCGCTCGCGCAAGAATCTTGGCCTGATGATGCGCGAGGGGCTGCTGAAGGAGAATATCGACGGTGAGGCGCTGGACTGGGCGCACAAGCGGCTGCTCGGCCGGGCCGAACAGCGCAAGATCCTGATGATGATTTCGGACGGCGCGCCGGTCGACGATTCCACGCTGTCGGTCAATCCCGGCAATTACCTCGAGCGGCACCTGCGCCACATCATCGAGGAGATCGAGACCCGTTCGCCGGTCGAGCTGATCGCGATCGGCATCGGTCACGACGTCACGCGCTATTATCGCCGCGCGGTCACCATCGTCGATGCCGAGGAGCTCGGCGGCGCCATCACCGAAAAGCTCGCCGAACTGTTCAGCGAGACCCACGGCGCCGCGCCCGCCACGGGCCACCACCGGCCGCGCCGCCTGCACTCGTGA
- the cobS gene encoding cobaltochelatase subunit CobS encodes MSKVSEPAGLPDMKVSVRQVFGIDSDLEVPAYSEVDPHVPEVDSDYRFDRATTLAILAGFAKNRRVMVTGYHGTGKSTHIEQVAARLNWPCVRVNLDSHISRIDLVGKDSIVVRDGKQVTEFRDGILPWALQHNIALVFDEYDAGRPDVMFVIQRVLEVSGRLTLLDQNKVIKPHPSFRLFSTANTVGLGDTSGLYHGTQQINQGQMDRWSIVTTLNYLAHDEEVEIVLAKAKHYRTQEGRDIVNKMVRLADLTRNAFANGDLSTVMSPRTVITWAENADIFSDIGFAFRVTFLNKCDELERPLVAEFYQRCFNAELPESSVNVALS; translated from the coding sequence ATGAGCAAAGTTTCGGAGCCCGCCGGTTTGCCCGACATGAAGGTGTCGGTCCGGCAGGTTTTCGGTATCGACAGCGATCTCGAAGTGCCGGCCTATTCCGAAGTCGACCCGCATGTGCCGGAAGTCGATTCGGATTACCGCTTCGACCGCGCCACCACGCTCGCGATCCTCGCCGGTTTTGCCAAGAACCGCCGCGTCATGGTCACCGGCTATCACGGCACCGGCAAATCGACCCACATCGAGCAGGTCGCAGCAAGGCTGAACTGGCCGTGCGTGCGCGTCAACCTCGACAGCCACATCAGCCGTATCGACCTCGTCGGCAAGGACTCGATCGTCGTCCGGGACGGCAAGCAGGTCACCGAATTCCGCGACGGCATCCTGCCCTGGGCGCTGCAGCACAATATCGCGCTGGTGTTCGACGAGTATGACGCCGGCCGCCCTGACGTGATGTTCGTGATCCAGCGCGTGCTGGAAGTTTCGGGCCGCCTGACGCTGCTGGACCAGAACAAGGTGATCAAGCCGCACCCGTCGTTCCGGCTGTTCTCGACCGCCAACACGGTGGGCCTCGGCGATACGTCGGGCCTCTATCACGGCACCCAGCAGATCAACCAGGGCCAGATGGACCGCTGGTCGATCGTCACCACGCTGAACTACCTGGCGCATGACGAGGAAGTCGAGATCGTGCTCGCCAAGGCGAAGCACTACCGCACGCAGGAAGGCCGCGACATCGTCAACAAGATGGTGCGGCTCGCCGACCTGACCCGTAACGCCTTCGCCAATGGCGATCTGTCGACGGTGATGAGCCCGCGCACGGTGATCACCTGGGCCGAGAACGCCGATATCTTCAGCGATATCGGCTTTGCGTTCCGAGTCACTTTCCTCAACAAGTGCGACGAACTGGAGCGGCCGCTGGTGGCCGAATTCTACCAGCGTTGCTTCAATGCGGAGCTGCCCGAGAGTTCGGTGAACGTGGCGCTCTCGTAG
- a CDS encoding DedA family protein, which produces MTSFLDPVIAFVSAHPWAAYLTLFLAALLEAIPVVGALVPGSTIILALSALVPGGELNLWGVLAAAVAGALLGDGSAFWAGHRSQREILGAWPMSGYPGIMAQSEAFFIRWGTLAVFFARFVPPIRAFVPITAGALGMRPVRFYGVNIAAVLAWALAHVLPGVFAVSALHHYAGFPHHQHIGKHLWILAVFAAAIIALGVWTLRRRQARTGLRPGAGPT; this is translated from the coding sequence GTGACTTCATTCCTCGATCCCGTGATTGCATTCGTTTCGGCCCATCCGTGGGCGGCCTATCTGACGCTGTTTCTCGCGGCGCTGCTGGAGGCGATCCCGGTGGTGGGGGCGCTGGTGCCGGGCTCGACCATCATCCTTGCCCTGAGCGCGCTCGTGCCCGGTGGCGAATTGAACCTGTGGGGCGTGCTGGCGGCAGCCGTTGCCGGCGCCCTGCTCGGCGACGGCTCGGCATTCTGGGCCGGCCATCGTTCGCAGCGCGAAATCCTTGGTGCCTGGCCGATGTCTGGGTATCCCGGCATCATGGCACAGAGCGAGGCGTTCTTCATCCGCTGGGGCACGCTGGCGGTTTTCTTCGCCCGCTTCGTGCCGCCGATCCGCGCCTTCGTTCCGATCACGGCGGGTGCGCTCGGGATGCGGCCGGTCCGGTTCTACGGCGTCAACATTGCGGCGGTCCTTGCATGGGCTTTAGCGCACGTGCTGCCGGGCGTGTTCGCGGTCTCGGCGCTGCACCACTATGCCGGTTTTCCGCATCACCAGCACATCGGCAAGCATCTTTGGATTCTGGCTGTATTTGCCGCGGCGATCATCGCGCTCGGCGTTTGGACGCTGCGCCGCCGTCAGGCCCGGACGGGGCTGCGTCCGGGTGCCGGACCGACATAG
- a CDS encoding citrate synthase family protein has protein sequence MKKSAGLYLSAREASAELAISQATLYAYVSRGLIRSEPSQDSRSHRYRAEDVRTLKERRTPSPEPRGLRSFDADLPVMDSAVATITEDGPIYRGVNCVDLAERDTLEHAATLLWDVTGADPFEQDNCPVVSDEMRAVAEAARGANAIDRTIAVLALAASADPRAFTRAPEGRAMLGGRIMRLVVATMLNAKSSAKPLHLQVARVWAPEHKHAADLIRRALVLLADHELNASTFTVRCAASTGLNLYDAIIAGLVALKGPKHGGAGVLAAQLLKTLANGEVAPVIRERVALGERFAGFGHGVYKHGDPRARALLEALARSGADRKLTHEIPERIAEATGEFVNIDYALAVLVHTLGLPPGHELVLFSMARTVGWIAHACEQLQHGRLIRPRARYVGPAPGRSPVRA, from the coding sequence ATGAAAAAATCCGCCGGCCTTTATCTCTCGGCCCGCGAGGCCTCCGCTGAACTGGCGATCTCGCAGGCAACCCTCTACGCCTATGTCAGCCGCGGGCTGATCCGCTCGGAGCCGTCGCAGGATTCGCGCAGCCACCGCTACCGGGCCGAGGACGTCCGCACGCTGAAGGAACGGCGCACGCCGTCGCCGGAGCCGCGGGGCCTGCGCAGCTTCGACGCCGATTTGCCGGTGATGGATTCGGCGGTCGCGACCATCACCGAGGACGGGCCGATCTATCGCGGCGTCAATTGCGTCGACCTCGCCGAGCGCGATACGCTCGAACATGCGGCGACGCTGCTATGGGATGTCACCGGCGCCGATCCGTTCGAGCAGGACAATTGCCCCGTCGTGTCGGACGAAATGCGTGCCGTCGCCGAAGCTGCGCGCGGGGCCAATGCGATCGATCGCACGATCGCCGTGCTGGCGTTGGCGGCCAGCGCGGACCCGCGGGCGTTCACCCGGGCGCCCGAAGGCCGCGCGATGCTCGGCGGCCGCATCATGCGGCTCGTGGTCGCGACCATGCTGAATGCAAAATCCTCGGCGAAACCGCTTCATTTGCAGGTCGCGCGCGTCTGGGCGCCGGAGCACAAGCACGCGGCCGATTTGATCCGCCGCGCGCTGGTGCTGCTGGCCGATCATGAGCTGAACGCGTCGACCTTCACCGTGCGCTGCGCGGCCTCGACCGGATTAAACCTCTACGATGCGATCATCGCCGGGCTCGTCGCGCTCAAAGGCCCCAAGCACGGCGGCGCGGGCGTGCTCGCGGCGCAGCTTCTGAAGACGCTCGCCAATGGCGAGGTCGCCCCCGTCATCCGCGAGCGCGTCGCGCTTGGCGAACGCTTCGCGGGCTTTGGCCATGGCGTCTACAAGCATGGCGATCCGCGCGCGCGGGCGCTATTGGAAGCACTGGCGCGCTCCGGCGCGGATCGCAAACTCACCCACGAAATTCCCGAGCGCATCGCGGAGGCGACCGGCGAGTTCGTTAATATCGACTATGCCCTTGCGGTGCTGGTGCACACGCTAGGCCTGCCGCCCGGCCATGAACTGGTGCTGTTTTCCATGGCGCGCACGGTGGGGTGGATCGCGCATGCCTGCGAGCAGTTGCAGCACGGCCGGCTGATCCGGCCCCGCGCCCGCTATGTCGGTCCGGCACCCGGACGCAGCCCCGTCCGGGCCTGA
- a CDS encoding citrate synthase/methylcitrate synthase, with product MNMQLSKTPIGLDGVPAAETVLSHVDGERGELIIAGERVGDLARKTGFEGVTARLWSGGTGQPVGEAAVRAALGAGRERAFARLPDLLGITRGLSIIDGFRAAVAGLRAEAGLAHEATIVGAFPVIAGALVQRVKGNDPVAPDPTASHAADTLSMMLGRKPDAREAAALDAYFVTVCDHGMNASTFTTRVVASTQADLFAAVTAGYCALTGPLHGGAPEPVLEMLDAIGSSERIKPWVDSALARGERLMGFGHRVYRVRDPRADVLKGAIERLAGDGADLPFAGEVEAYIRSALRIKNPDRPLDTNVEFFTAILLDALKIPRQAFTPIFAVARAAGWTAHAREQQRGGRLIRPSSAYIGAMPA from the coding sequence ATGAATATGCAGCTTTCAAAGACCCCGATCGGCCTGGACGGGGTTCCCGCCGCCGAAACCGTGCTCAGCCATGTCGATGGCGAGCGCGGCGAACTGATCATCGCCGGCGAGCGGGTCGGCGACCTCGCTCGCAAGACCGGTTTTGAGGGCGTGACCGCCCGGCTGTGGAGCGGCGGAACCGGCCAGCCGGTCGGCGAAGCCGCGGTACGCGCCGCCCTCGGTGCGGGCCGCGAACGCGCCTTCGCCCGACTGCCAGATCTCTTGGGCATCACGCGCGGCCTATCGATCATCGACGGATTTCGCGCGGCAGTTGCGGGGCTGCGCGCGGAAGCCGGCCTCGCGCACGAGGCCACCATCGTCGGCGCGTTTCCGGTCATCGCCGGCGCGCTGGTGCAGCGCGTGAAGGGGAACGACCCCGTCGCACCCGATCCAACTGCGAGCCATGCCGCCGACACGCTGTCGATGATGCTCGGCCGCAAGCCCGACGCGCGCGAGGCAGCGGCGCTGGATGCCTATTTCGTCACGGTGTGCGACCACGGCATGAACGCATCGACATTTACGACGCGGGTAGTGGCCTCGACGCAGGCGGATTTGTTCGCAGCCGTCACCGCCGGCTATTGCGCGCTGACAGGGCCGCTGCATGGCGGCGCACCGGAGCCGGTTCTGGAAATGCTTGACGCGATCGGCTCTAGCGAGCGCATCAAGCCCTGGGTCGACAGTGCGCTGGCGCGCGGCGAGCGGCTGATGGGATTCGGGCACCGCGTCTATCGCGTCCGCGATCCGCGCGCCGATGTGCTGAAGGGTGCGATCGAGCGGCTCGCCGGGGACGGCGCCGACCTACCCTTCGCCGGCGAGGTCGAAGCCTATATCCGCAGCGCGTTGCGGATAAAGAATCCGGACCGCCCGCTCGACACCAATGTGGAGTTCTTCACCGCGATCCTGCTCGACGCGCTGAAAATCCCGCGGCAGGCGTTTACGCCGATCTTCGCCGTGGCCCGCGCCGCCGGCTGGACCGCACACGCCCGCGAGCAGCAGCGCGGCGGCAGATTAATCCGGCCGAGTTCGGCTTATATCGGGGCGATGCCTGCGTGA
- a CDS encoding DnaJ domain-containing protein, with protein sequence MAIDSSKFFDSIRIKPNKLSAKQQAQAREEAAMCEWAGCQNKGPHRAPKGRENSREYFHFCLNHVREYNQNYNFFQGMNADAVARYQKDALTGHRPTWKMGANTAGKKGKQAAEDFDGASDPFSMFSELNGRGRWRPGPGAEAKAETRKVMNAERKALQVMGLTAEATLEDVKAKYKALVKQHHPDANGGDRSTEDRLIEIIKAYNYLKTVVRGA encoded by the coding sequence ATGGCAATTGATTCATCCAAATTCTTCGATTCCATTCGCATCAAGCCGAACAAGCTGAGCGCGAAGCAGCAGGCGCAGGCGCGCGAAGAAGCCGCCATGTGCGAGTGGGCGGGCTGCCAGAACAAGGGCCCGCACCGCGCGCCCAAGGGCCGGGAGAATTCGCGGGAGTATTTTCACTTCTGTCTCAATCACGTCCGCGAATACAACCAGAACTACAACTTCTTCCAGGGCATGAATGCCGACGCCGTCGCGCGCTACCAGAAGGATGCGCTGACCGGCCATCGTCCGACCTGGAAGATGGGCGCCAACACGGCCGGCAAGAAGGGCAAGCAGGCCGCCGAGGATTTTGACGGCGCCTCAGATCCCTTCAGCATGTTCTCCGAGCTCAACGGCCGCGGCCGTTGGCGCCCCGGACCGGGCGCCGAGGCCAAGGCCGAAACCCGCAAGGTGATGAACGCCGAGCGCAAGGCGCTGCAGGTGATGGGCCTCACCGCCGAAGCCACCCTCGAGGACGTCAAGGCGAAGTACAAGGCGCTGGTCAAGCAGCACCATCCCGACGCCAACGGCGGCGACCGCTCCACCGAGGACCGCCTGATCGAAATCATCAAGGCGTATAATTATCTGAAGACCGTGGTACGCGGCGCATAG
- a CDS encoding BolA family protein, with translation MSTKDAIINKLREAFLPESLDVTDESHLHEGHAGHRPGGETHFRVYIVSPAFEGKSRIERHRMVNATLEAELKGSVHALAIKAQAPGETAGR, from the coding sequence ATGAGCACCAAAGACGCTATCATAAACAAGTTGCGTGAAGCTTTCTTGCCGGAAAGCCTCGACGTTACGGACGAATCTCATTTGCATGAGGGCCATGCGGGCCACCGGCCGGGCGGCGAGACGCATTTCAGGGTCTATATCGTATCTCCGGCCTTCGAAGGGAAGAGCCGGATCGAGCGCCATCGTATGGTAAATGCGACGCTTGAAGCGGAACTCAAGGGCTCCGTCCATGCGCTCGCCATCAAGGCGCAGGCGCCGGGAGAAACCGCCGGCCGGTAA